The Chitinophaga pinensis DSM 2588 region ATCCGGAAAGTGTTGTTTGAAAGACAGATCTGCCATCAGATCCAGTGCGCGTAAGCGAAACGGAAAGTCCTTCAGTGTATAGGACAGTTTACCGTATTCATCCATGAGCACCATGGCGCGGTCATACATTCCCTGTTTTTCAAACAGTCTTGCAAGTGAGTACAGATTATTACAGATAGCACTGTTATAGTTGGTCCTGCGCGCGATGGACAAACCGGCGTAAAAAGTAGTTGCTGCACGGTTGTACATCTGCCGCTTTACATCGAGTTTTCCCTGCAGGTGATAATAATCTGCCCAGATATTGATCGAATCTACGCCTGTTCTGTCCAGCTTTTCCTTCGCAGCCGCCAGATTTGTTTCCATGTTATGCAGACTGTCCAGGTGATACATGGCATTGGCCAGTCGCAGGTGTCTGCTGGCAATCAGGTGACAATAAGGTGCCGGATCACTATAAGCGCCCAGGCTTTTATAATAATAAGCGATAGCGGTTTTATACTGCGACTTATTAGAGAAGATGTCTCCCAGACTCTGATATGTCTCATTCAGTTCCGGAATTGCATTCGCCTTTTCCAGTATGGGGATGGTTTGCAGGTATTCTTCTGCCTGTAACTGGGTCTGTCCTTTATTACCCAATACAATAGCCAGGTTCACCTTTGTGCTGGCCAGCAGTAAACGTCCTTCCCGGCTGGTATCCTTCAGCATATTCTCCCGGGCAATAAGCAGGTGTTTCTCTGCTTCGTTATAATTGTTGATGGAGTTGTACCAGCTGCCAATAGCCAGATAAGTGCGGGCGATGCCCAGTTTGTTCTCATTTTTCTCTTCCAGCTGTAATGCCTGCTGAAAGTACTTTAATGCCTGTACACTGTCCCGCAGGGGTGATTTCCTGCCTAGTCTGATATACAAATCAGAGGATACGGCGTCGGACGACGGACGATTCTGTGCATATAAACCAGCGGTAATACAGCAAAGGACGATAAGTATAGGTACTCTCATAGGACATAAATCAGCCCGAAATATATAATTATTTGAGCGACATATTATTAATATTTTTTAACATAAGTGGATTAGGGACACCTCCCTGATAAAACCCCTGTTTTCCGGGATTCTTTTTCCCTGATCTGGTATTTACTTTTGCATTGTGATTATGAAAGCCCTTGAGGAGAAATGATGTTACAGGTATAGCTGCTTTAAGATTGTCGTGGAAATTTGTTTAGGAACAATGACATACGTGCAACGGCATATGCTGCATCACCACCAATAAGGATGCTACGCAAAATTACACCAGGAATATAAAAAGGAGCTACAGTAAGTAGTATGGGGACCGGAACAGCGGCATTTATTTCCTGGAGACGCCTTAAAAGCGTCCCATTCCAAGAATCTCTTATAGTATCAACATAGTATCGAAAACCATTTTTTGAGACGCCCCAGATTGTATTTTTGTTGAAGAACCTAGATGAAAGGCAGCGGGTGTGTGGACCCGCTGCCTTCCAACCAAACAAGATCAAGCCGGTACTCTACGGGGTTTCTCCCGCTCCCAGAACCGGTGTAGCGCAATCGCGCTGATAAATATTTTAGATAATTTCTTTACATCTTCCTGAACAACAACACCTTCCATCAGTGCTGATTCTTCCGAATCATCTTCCGGTAATTTCTTTGCAAAATAGGTAGCTTCCAGTACCTGTCTGGCGTCTGCATGAGCTGCAATAGCTTTACAATGTCTGTAGGCTTCATTCAGGAAGTGCACGGCATCTGCGTCAGCCTCCAGTGTACCTGAACTGGTGGGACCGGAAGGAACGTATAAGGCGTCATAAAAAACGGAAGAGGCAGTCAGCAGACTTTTTTGCACCGGTATCAGTGAACCGTCGGCGGCCACAATTTCTCCCAGGTGAGGCGCTATGATCTCCACAACAGCTCCCGCTGCTTCCAGGGCGCTTTTTGCCGCATTCACGGACGCTGCATCCACACCATCTGCTGCGAGGAAACCGATCTTCCGGGTCTGGATACTATCTTTTACCGTATTAGCCATACTGAGCGCCAGAGAGATATCCGGAACGGGCTCTTTAGGTGGGAACGGCTCATAATGCGCAGGATCTGCATCCGCAGGAACGCCATGGTTGACAGGCTGTTCTGGTCCTGCCGGTACCTCCAGTCCCAACCCGTACGCCACCTGTGCTGCCAGGTCTTTATCCACCTGTGTCAGGATGCCGATCATCCTTTGTCTTACTGCAACCGTGTCTACTTTACCCAGTTCGAAACGTAAAGCGTCGATCAGGTGCTGTTTTTCCGGAGCAGACTGACTATTGAAAAATAAAGTCGCCTGTGTATAATGGTCAAAGAAACTACGGCTTCTTTCCCGGATCTTTCTTGCATCGATCTTTTCTGTATAAGATCTGAAGCCGCCATCTGCCGCCTTCACCTGGGAGGGATAGCCTCCACCAAGTGAATTGGGACTATAGCTGGTACGGCCTTTATTGATGGTCTGCCGCATATAGCCGTCCCGCTGGTTATTATGTACAGGTACAACGGGCCGGTTAATCGGTATTTCCTGGAAATTTGGTCCGCCGAGGCGTATCAGTTGTGTATCTGTGTAAGAGAACAGCCTTCCCTGTAATAGCGGATCATTCGTAAAATCAATACCAGGTACCACGTGACCGATATGATAAGCCACCTGCTCTGTTTCTGCGAAGAAATTATCCGGATTTCTGTTTAATGTCAGTTTACCAATGCGCTGTACGGGGACCAGTTCTTCCGGAATGATCTTGGTCGCATCCAGCAGGTCGAAATCGAACTTATGTTCATCTGCTTCGGGTACGATCTGTACACCCAGTTCCCATTCAGGAAAGTTGCCGCTTTCTATTGCTTCCCATAGGTCTCTGCGGTGGAAGTCAGGATCTTTTCCGGAGATTTTCTGTGCTTCGTCCCAGGCTACGGAGTGTACGCCCAATAATGGCTTCCAGTGGAATTTTACAAAACAGGATTCCTCGTTAGCATTCACGAAGCGGAAGGTATGTACGCCAAACCCTTCCATCATCCGATAGCTGCGCGGAATAGCCCTGTCGCTCATCAGCCACATAATCATGTGCGTAGATTCCGGCATCAGCGAAATGAAGTCCCAGAAGGTATCATGGGCAGATGCTGCCTGTGGAATCTCATTGTGCGGCTCCGGTTTGACAGCATGTACCAGGTCAGGAAACTTGGTAGCGTCCTGTATGAAGAATACCGGCATATTATTACCCACAAGGTCGAAGATGCCTTCATCCGTATAGAACTTTACGGCGAATCCCCTTACGTCACGTGCCAGGTCAGTAGAGCCCCTGGAACCAGCGACAGTAGAAAATCTTACAAAGACAGGTGTTTCCCTCGATGTATCAGTGAGAAAGCCTGCTTTGGTATATTTCTCCATGGATTCGTATACCTTGAACACACCGTGAGCAGCTGAACCACGTGCATGTACCACGCGTTCAGGAATGCGTTCATGGTCAAAATGGGTCATCTTTTCGCGGAAGATAAAATCTTCCATCAGTGTAGGCCCTCTGTCGCCGGCTTTCAGCGAGTTATGATCATCGCTGATCTTTACCCCGGTATTGGTATTGAGGTCCTGACCAGTACTATCCTCTTTATTAGGACTTAGTTCTGCAATTTTTTTATTTTCTGTTGAGGGTATTGGAGTCTTTTTTTTATCAGGCATGACGTGTTTTTTATGGTTTCGATGGATGAGTTGGTGGAAAACAGGTACTATTCGCTGGCAGCTTCGCAGTTGATACTATTCTCTGCGATTTCAGTCAGCAATGCATCTGTTTCTTTTTCTTCTGCCAGTGTGGCTTCCAGTAGTTTAGCCACATCTGCCAATCCAAGGGAGTTCGCCAGTTGTGCCAGTCCGCCATAAGTAGCAATCTCATAATGTTCCACTTTCTGAGCTGCCAGTATGAGTCCGGCGTCCCTGATAGCAGTGCCGGGCGCTGTTTCTGCAATGATTGATTCACCTTCCAGTACGATACCTTCGATTGCGTCACATTTTTTGGCTCTTACCGGTTTGCCTAATAATTCAAATGCCTGTTCCAGACGGCTGATATGTCCTTCAGTCTGTTTCAGGTGATCCTGAAATGCTGCCTGCAATACAGGAGACACAGCGGACTTTATCATTTTAGGAAGCGCTACTTTGATATGATTTTCTGCCCAGTAAATATCTTTCAGCT contains the following coding sequences:
- a CDS encoding sensor histidine kinase; translation: MRVPILIVLCCITAGLYAQNRPSSDAVSSDLYIRLGRKSPLRDSVQALKYFQQALQLEEKNENKLGIARTYLAIGSWYNSINNYNEAEKHLLIARENMLKDTSREGRLLLASTKVNLAIVLGNKGQTQLQAEEYLQTIPILEKANAIPELNETYQSLGDIFSNKSQYKTAIAYYYKSLGAYSDPAPYCHLIASRHLRLANAMYHLDSLHNMETNLAAAKEKLDRTGVDSINIWADYYHLQGKLDVKRQMYNRAATTFYAGLSIARRTNYNSAICNNLYSLARLFEKQGMYDRAMVLMDEYGKLSYTLKDFPFRLRALDLMADLSFKQHFPDQAYNYLRQYIILADSLKELTVTEKIHELEAEYQSSEKENRIMQLQHENERQEFALQKNRLLISLMVVIMLSLFVVAALSYLFYRNGRKLLEQQRQLHQFEVERIRQEHKISLLSAMLEGQEKERTRLARDLHDGLGGLLSGIKLELSTVNPSQTDVHRQSLIQNTLQRLDGAMDELRRIARSMMPEILIKYGLGEATVEYCRGLKKTGTDNIVCQVFNFQVADMEHTRQVVLYRIMQELVNNAIKHAEASQILVLLQQTDKTLFLTVEDDGKGFDAAAGNKLKGAGLANIEARVEFLGGKIDIQSEPGTGTAITIECTTSLN
- a CDS encoding catalase produces the protein MPDKKKTPIPSTENKKIAELSPNKEDSTGQDLNTNTGVKISDDHNSLKAGDRGPTLMEDFIFREKMTHFDHERIPERVVHARGSAAHGVFKVYESMEKYTKAGFLTDTSRETPVFVRFSTVAGSRGSTDLARDVRGFAVKFYTDEGIFDLVGNNMPVFFIQDATKFPDLVHAVKPEPHNEIPQAASAHDTFWDFISLMPESTHMIMWLMSDRAIPRSYRMMEGFGVHTFRFVNANEESCFVKFHWKPLLGVHSVAWDEAQKISGKDPDFHRRDLWEAIESGNFPEWELGVQIVPEADEHKFDFDLLDATKIIPEELVPVQRIGKLTLNRNPDNFFAETEQVAYHIGHVVPGIDFTNDPLLQGRLFSYTDTQLIRLGGPNFQEIPINRPVVPVHNNQRDGYMRQTINKGRTSYSPNSLGGGYPSQVKAADGGFRSYTEKIDARKIRERSRSFFDHYTQATLFFNSQSAPEKQHLIDALRFELGKVDTVAVRQRMIGILTQVDKDLAAQVAYGLGLEVPAGPEQPVNHGVPADADPAHYEPFPPKEPVPDISLALSMANTVKDSIQTRKIGFLAADGVDAASVNAAKSALEAAGAVVEIIAPHLGEIVAADGSLIPVQKSLLTASSVFYDALYVPSGPTSSGTLEADADAVHFLNEAYRHCKAIAAHADARQVLEATYFAKKLPEDDSEESALMEGVVVQEDVKKLSKIFISAIALHRFWEREKPRRVPA
- a CDS encoding ferritin-like domain-containing protein translates to MAKASSTSTGPVKKTIAKTAAAIGNAAYENVVGENQFKEFFCDQLKDIYWAENHIKVALPKMIKSAVSPVLQAAFQDHLKQTEGHISRLEQAFELLGKPVRAKKCDAIEGIVLEGESIIAETAPGTAIRDAGLILAAQKVEHYEIATYGGLAQLANSLGLADVAKLLEATLAEEKETDALLTEIAENSINCEAASE